In Desulfonatronum thiodismutans, the genomic window AACGTGGCGGACCAGGGCTTGGCGTTCACGGCCACGGTGAACTCACCGAAGGAGGGAGCCACGATGGCGGCCAGGGTTTTGCCGTCCGCGCTGAATTGCTGGTGCCAACACTGGAAAAAGATCGGATCCCAGATGGTCTTGCCGTCCTGGGCCATGCCCCAGGCTCCGGCGATGCGCACCGGGGCGACCACCGCGCCGGTGGCCGGGTTGAAGCGAGGCTCCCAGACACAGTTGTAGGTTTGTTCCCAGACCGCGTTGTCCACGGCAATGGTGTATTCATAGAGAGTCAGGCGAATCTGGGCGGCTACTTTGTTGCCTTGGGAATCGAAGGTCGGGGTCCAGGCATTCATAAACGACTTTCCCCAGGCCTCACCGTTCACGGCCACGGTGTAGACCCCGCGGCGAAAGGCGGCCAGGTCCGCGGCAGCCATGGCCTCGGTCTGGACCACTGCCGCCGTGCTTTGCCCGTTGGCGCTGATGGCGTAGTCGTTGGCGTTGTCGAACAGGTTCGGCCAGGCCGCGCCGCCCACGCTCATGCCGTATTGGCCGTCGTTCTGGATGGCCGCGGCAATGACCGAGCCGTCCTCTGAAAAACAGGGGTGCCAGAGGTAGGCGTAGAACTCCTCCCAGGGCTCCCCATCCACGGCCAGAGTCCATTCGCCGTCCTGCTGGGCAATGGCCACAAGACGGCCATCTGGGCCGAAAACAGGTTTCCACAGCTTCTCAAAACTGGATTCCCAAATTTTTCCGTTGACGCACATGGAAAACATATCGTCTTCCAGTCGGACGACGGCGGCAAGGCTTTCGCCGTCCGGAGCGACATACGGCTCCTCCTGCCACTGGTGCGCAACCCCACAGGTGGTCGAATCCAGAATGACCCGCTCACCCGGCTGCCAATCCCAGGACGATGCAGCATCTTGCATAATCACTCCTCACTTTGTTGCTGTTGGACTGCTGAAGTTTGGGAACTGTTCCGGCGTCACCGCCATGCGGCGGAATGCCGTCGGACCGTGCCGTCATGAGCCATGTTTATGGCCTGACGTGACATTCCCCACACATGATGTACCCGGTGTTTTTTCCTTGGCGGAGATACTCCTGGTGACAGCCGATGCACTGCTCGTGAAAGGCCTGCATCAGGCCCATGCCCGTCTCGTCCTCACCACTCACCGTATGACAATCGGAGCAGTAGTTTTTTCCGGAAAACATGTCCCAGACGTTTTCCTTTTTTCCTTTGACATCGACGTAATCGTGATGGCAGTCCATACAGTCGATGATTTCATAGTGCAGCAGATGGTTGAACTCCACTCCGGTGCGCTGCCGGTTTTCAAAGGCCTTGCTTTCGATGAAATAGCGATCTTCCTGGGCGACGATGGTCCCGGCAATGAAGACGCACAGGGCAAGGCAACAGACGAAAAGAACTCTGCTTCGCATGCATTCCTCCGTTGTTACGGTTGTTTTTTGTTGTTGATGACGTTCACCTTCCTCTCCTGAACGGTGCACGTTTCCCAAGTTCGGTGAGGGCCGTGTCACGCTGTCGCCCTCTTGTTGCTCGTTTCGCGGCGTTTTCAGGCATGGTCCTCCTTGTTGCGTTCTTCGGGCTTGTCCTCTTTTTGATTTGTTTCCCGTCCATCGAAGTCCGCCCGTGAGCAGACGCACCGGTCGTCCATCCACAGACAGTTTTTCTCATCAGCCACCGGAAAGGTGATTGTGAAGCAGGCTCCACTGGTTTCCCGGTTTTCGGCGGTAATGGTTCCGTTGTAATCCTGGATAATTCCGTAAGATATGGAAAGTCCCAGGCCCGTGCCCTTGCCCACGTCCTTGGTGGTGAAAAACGGCTCGAAAATTTTTTCACTCATGTTCGACGGCACTCCGAATCCGGTGTCGCATATCCTGGTGGTCACGAAGGCACCCGAAGATTCGGTCTCGATGGTGATGGTTTTCTCGCCATTCTTGACTTCCTTTCCGTTCCAGCGTTCTTCAATGGCATCCCGGGCGTTGATCAGCAGGTTGATGATCACCTGTTCCAGGCGATTCGGTTCGGCAATGATCAGAGGAAGGTCCTCTTGGAGGCGCCACTCCACGGAAATGTTGCGGACGTTGAGTTGCTGACTGAAGAACTCAAAGCCGCGTCTGATGACGTCGTTGATCTGGACGGGCATGGTCTTGAGTTCGGACTTTCGGCCAAATTCACGCATGTGGGAGATGATTTTCCCCGCCCGGTCCACATGCGTGCTAATGCTTTGGGAGATTTCCTCCAGCATCTCAGAGTCAATGTAGTGTCCCTTGCCGACCTTTCTGGCCAGAAATCCACTGATGGATTTCAGGATCGTCAACGGCTGGTTGAGTTCATGGGCCACCCCCGTGGCCATTTCACCCAAGGTGGTCATCTTGCTGGCATGGATGAATTGTTGTTCCGCCTCCAGGCGCTTCGTGATGTCGCTGCACGAGACGATCAATACTTCGTAGGTCTCAAACGTCGACAAGGAAATGCGCATGGAGACGAAGATGCTTCGGCCGTCCTTGGTGATCTGGGACGTCTGGTTGATTTCATGGGTGGTTCGCAGATTCCGTGTCCAATATTCCCGTTCATCCTCCTTGAATAGCGATGTGAAGGGTTTGTTCAGTAATTCTTCTGGCTTGTATCCGTACATTCTAAGGACAGCGTCGTTGCAGTTCATTATGGATAGGTTCGCTGTGTTGAGGACAAACAACGCACTCGGAATAGCTTCAAAAATTGAATGATAGAACAGCTCAGAAGCAGCGAGTTTGAACTCAAGTTCCTTGCGCGCGGTGATGTCCAGCATCATTTCCATGGCCGCGACGGTGTTGCCTTCGGTGTCTTTGACAGGAGCCGTGTAAACAATCCAGTGGATGGTTTTTCCTTCCTTGGAGAGGCCGAATTCCTCACTGACATGCGGAGAGTCGTATAAAAATGTTTTTTCCACGGGACAGACCGGACAGCGCTCCGTCAACCCTTTGTTGATTTCGTAGCAGCGCCGGCCTTGGATATTGCCACCGAAGTGATCTTCATACTTGGTGTTGTGGCGGATGACATTATAATTCCGGTCCACGACGCTGAGCAGGCAGGGGACATTCTGGAACAGATTGCGATACTCCTCACGTTGGGCCACCAGGAGCGTCTCTTTTTCCGCCACCTTGCGGCACATGTCGTTGTAGGATTCCGCCAGCACGCCGATTTCGTCCGCTTGGCGGATGGAGATGTCCGAGTAGTTCCCACCGGCGCAGATGTCCTTGGTCGCCTGGATTAATCGGCGGATGGGCTTGAAGATCAAAATGTGGTAATTCAGGAATAAAACCAGAAAAGTGGCCAGAAAGACCAAAAATGAAATCAGCATGTTGGCCTGCTCGAACTCCCGCAGGACCGTGCCTTTGATTTCCGTGCTCACTTCCATGTCCAGGATGCCGAGCAATTGTTCGTCCTTGGAATGGGCGTGGCAGGACTGGTCGTAGCAGCCTTCCCTGTTGGGAATGGGCGTGACCGTGCCGACGATGATGGCGTCTTTGGACTGGAGGACGCGGCTGCGATCCTCCTGGCTCAGGGTTGTCG contains:
- the tmcD gene encoding electron transfer complex subunit TmcD, whose protein sequence is MQDAASSWDWQPGERVILDSTTCGVAHQWQEEPYVAPDGESLAAVVRLEDDMFSMCVNGKIWESSFEKLWKPVFGPDGRLVAIAQQDGEWTLAVDGEPWEEFYAYLWHPCFSEDGSVIAAAIQNDGQYGMSVGGAAWPNLFDNANDYAISANGQSTAAVVQTEAMAAADLAAFRRGVYTVAVNGEAWGKSFMNAWTPTFDSQGNKVAAQIRLTLYEYTIAVDNAVWEQTYNCVWEPRFNPATGAVVAPVRIAGAWGMAQDGKTIWDPIFFQCWHQQFSADGKTLAAIVAPSFGEFTVAVNAKPWSATFPVLMDLTLSAAGKRAAVLANSSNVDWRVVVDGSPWDGTYDMAWKPVFSADGTHVAAKVEKAGRHAVLVDGKAYKRDFDRVWPPVFSPDGSKVLIRAVDKGAFVRIVATLSDFSSRG
- a CDS encoding cytochrome c3 family protein; the protein is MRSRVLFVCCLALCVFIAGTIVAQEDRYFIESKAFENRQRTGVEFNHLLHYEIIDCMDCHHDYVDVKGKKENVWDMFSGKNYCSDCHTVSGEDETGMGLMQAFHEQCIGCHQEYLRQGKNTGYIMCGECHVRP
- a CDS encoding PAS domain S-box protein, translating into MKIKNMVQNLTFKMLLSGGVTFFICAGLWATFNVVYLQEFILRSIKSDIITLSDTVLLGLDCATLHDFEEDIKQIIAFSPHKNIKAIRLLDKKGRIAYSSKSEEVGTVMANSAESCRKCHDQNPPPTTLSQEDRSRVLQSKDAIIVGTVTPIPNREGCYDQSCHAHSKDEQLLGILDMEVSTEIKGTVLREFEQANMLISFLVFLATFLVLFLNYHILIFKPIRRLIQATKDICAGGNYSDISIRQADEIGVLAESYNDMCRKVAEKETLLVAQREEYRNLFQNVPCLLSVVDRNYNVIRHNTKYEDHFGGNIQGRRCYEINKGLTERCPVCPVEKTFLYDSPHVSEEFGLSKEGKTIHWIVYTAPVKDTEGNTVAAMEMMLDITARKELEFKLAASELFYHSIFEAIPSALFVLNTANLSIMNCNDAVLRMYGYKPEELLNKPFTSLFKEDEREYWTRNLRTTHEINQTSQITKDGRSIFVSMRISLSTFETYEVLIVSCSDITKRLEAEQQFIHASKMTTLGEMATGVAHELNQPLTILKSISGFLARKVGKGHYIDSEMLEEISQSISTHVDRAGKIISHMREFGRKSELKTMPVQINDVIRRGFEFFSQQLNVRNISVEWRLQEDLPLIIAEPNRLEQVIINLLINARDAIEERWNGKEVKNGEKTITIETESSGAFVTTRICDTGFGVPSNMSEKIFEPFFTTKDVGKGTGLGLSISYGIIQDYNGTITAENRETSGACFTITFPVADEKNCLWMDDRCVCSRADFDGRETNQKEDKPEERNKEDHA